A window of Sphingomonas astaxanthinifaciens DSM 22298 genomic DNA:
GACGAAATGATCGAGGAGGATCTGGACGACGTCGATCTCGAGGCCCGCCCAGTCGGTGTCGGGATTGGCGGTGACCGAGACGAAGTCGCGGCCGAAGAAGACCCCCTCGACCTCGCCGGTGGCGAACAGCGCGCTGGCGAGCGGCGAGGCCTCGGCCGAGGCGGCGTCGGGGAAGTCGCGGCTGCCCGCTTCCATCACGGTGCCCCCCGGCAGGAACTTGCGGGTCGACGGATTGGGCGTGCGCTCGGTCTGGATCAGCATGGCTGCCATGTGGCGGGCCTCGGGCCCGGGTTCAAGCAGCCGCGGACAGCGTCGTCCGCGCGCGGATGAGGTCGGCGGCCTTTTCGGCGATCATGATGGTCGGGGCATTGGTGTTGCCACTGACCAGCCGCGGCATGATCGAGGCGTCGACCACGCGTAAGGCATCGACGCCGATGACGCGCAATTCGGGATCGACCACCGAGCGTTCGTCCCGGCCCATCGCGCAGGTCCCGACCGGGTGGTAGATGGTGGTGCCTTGGGTCCGGGCATAAGCGAGCAATTGCTCGTCGGTCCGGACATCGCTCCCGGGATTGGTCTCGTGGTCGATATAGAAGGAGAGGGGGTCGGTCGCGGCCAGTTGCCGCCCGAACTTGAGCCCGGCGACGATAACCTCGCGGTCGAGCGGGTCGGCGAGATAATTGGGCCGGATCGCCGGATGCGCCGACGGATCGGCCGACTTGAGGTGGACCGAGCCGCGCGATTCGGGGCGTAGCTGGCAGGGCGCGATGGTGAGGCCGGGCTCCTTTTCGAGTTCCATCACCTGCTCGTTGCTGAGCTTGTCGGCGTCCATCGTCGCGGGAAGGATGTGGAACTGGATGTCGGGCCCGGCGAGGTCGGGGCGCGAGCGCATGAAGATGCCGACATGCGCCGCCGAGAGGGTCAGGAGCCCACGCCTGGCAAAGAGGTAGCGGCCGAGTTCGCGCACCAGCCGGGGCCCCCGCGCAAGCTCGTTGACCGACAGCGTCCCTTTCTTCAGCCGATAGGTATTGCCGACCACGAAGTGATCCTGGAGGTTCTCGCCGACCCCGGGCGACGCGTGAACCACCGGGATTCCCAGGGCCTGCAGCCGCTCGGGCTGGCCGATCCCCGACAGTTCGAGCAGCTGGGGCGAATTGATCGCGCCGCCGCACAGGATGACCTCGCGGCGGGCGCGGACGGTGCGGACCTCGGAGCCCTGGGCGAATTCGACCCCGGTGGCCGTCTTCCCTTCGAAAAGGACCCGACGCGCGAGGGCGTGGGTGACGACCTGCAAGTTTGGCCGCCCCATCGCCGGGTGGAGATAGGCGACCGCGGCCGAGCAGCGCTTGCCGTCGCGGATATTGACCTGGAACCAGTTCACCCCTTCCTGCTCGGGGCCGTTGCAGTCGCGGCGGGGGAGGCCAAGCGCCTCGGCCGCGGCGATCGCGGCCTCGCTCACCGCATGACCGTCGGCCGGGTCGGCGACATGGAGCGGGCCGCCGGTCGCATGGACGTCGGACGCGCCATTGGCCTGGTGCTGCGCTTTCCGGAAATAGGGAAGCACGTCGTCCCACGCCCAGCCCTCGCAGCCCAGTTGCCGCCAGCCGTCATAATCCGCCTGCTGCCCGCGCACGTAGAGCATGGCATTGATCGAGGAGGAGCCGCCCAGCACCTTGCCGCGCGGCCAGACATGGGTCCGCCCGTCCGTCCCGGGGTCGGGTTCGGTCTGGTAGAGCCAGTTGACCTTGGGATCCTTCAGCGTCTGCGAATAGCCAATCGGGACATGGATCCAGAGGTTGGAGAGGAATTGCCCCTTCTCCTTGCCCGGCCGGTCGTCGCCGCCCGCCTCGAGGAGGATGACCCTCGTTCCCGGATCCTCGCTCAGTCGCGCGGCGAGGACGCAGCCCGCCGAGCCCGCGCCGACGATCACATAATCGGCCTCGAGGACCTCGCCGCTCATGCGGCCTTGGCGACTTGACGCACCCATGCGGCGGTTTCGACGGGCTGGGTGAAGGGCAGCATGTGGCCGCCTTCGACCAAGGTCAGCGTTGCGCCCGGGATCTGCGAGACGGTCAGTTCGCCATGCTCGGCCGGGCTGAGCAGGCTGTCCCCGCGCCCGAACAGGATCGCGACCGGGAGCGTGAACGCGGCATAGCGCGAAGTCATGTCCTCGGCGTCCTGGCGGGCCATCTGAAGGTCGGCGCAGGCCGCCTCGACATTGCCCGGCCGCATGGCGAGCAGCCCGCCGCCCGCGGTCAGATAGTCATCGGGCACCGTTTCGGGAGCGAAGACCGTGGCCAGCGCCTTGTCCTTGGTCGCGAGGGCGAGCGGAACCGCAATCGTCCGGGCGACAAGCGGCGCGACCGACAGCGGGACCATCAGCCCGCGGAACACGTCGGGGACCGAGCGGACGGGTTGGGTCGCGGGCGCGATCAGGGCGAGGCCGCCAAGCTTGTCGCCGTGACGCTCGGCGATCTTGAGCGCGAGCGCGCCGCCGAGCGAGTGGCCGACGACCACCGGCTTTTCGAGACCCAGCGTGTCGATCAGCGCGGCCATGGCGTCGGCCTGGTCGTCGAGCCGCTGCGAGCGCGAGGGCAGGGGCGGGGAATAGCCCGAACCCGGGCGGTCGACGCGGATCACGCGATGATCCCTGGCGAGATCATCGACCATCGCCTTGGCAAAGCTGCGGAGCTGCGCGCCGAGCCCATGGATCAGGAGCAAGGGCGGCCCGGAGCCGTCCTCGGTGACGTGGAGGGTGATGCCGCTGCCGACATCGACCAGCCGCCCGTCCATCGGTGCCAGCTCCTCGGCGCGGCGCGCGGCGCGCTGGCTGTAGAGCCCCGCGCCGAGCAACCCGCCAACCAGCGACACGCCGGCAATCGCCCAGTTTCTCATGCCATGCTCCGCTTAAGGATGTTCCAGTAACCGACCGGGCTCAGCCGCTCGATCAGCGCGCCGATGCGCGCGTCATTGCCGACCAGCACGCGCGGCCGTTCCTTCTCGATGCCCTCGACGATGATCTCGCCCGCCTTGACCGGCGACATGCGCAGGAATTTCTGGAAGCGGTCCTTCTCGTCCGCGATCAGTGCCGCTTCCTCGTTGGTGACGTGGCGCGGCGGGCGGGCGTTGCGGGCGATGTCGGTGTTGATTCCGCCCGGGTGGATGACGGTGACCCCGACGGTGGAGCCCGCTTCCTCGAGCTCGCGGCGAAGCGATTCCGAAAAGCCGCGCACCGCGAACTTGGCGGCCGAATAAGCGGTCTGCCCCGGCGGGGCAATCAGCCCGAACAGGCTCGAGACGTTGACGATCCGCGCGCTGTCGGTCGCCTTCAATTGCGGCAGGAAGGCGCGGGTCAGCCGCACCACGGCGTGGAAATTGACCTCCATCAGCCAGTCGAAATCGGCCTCGTCGACCTGCTCGAAGGTGCCGCCGATCGCGACCCCGGCATTGTTGACCAAGAGGTCGACCCTACCGTGCTCGGCGACCACCTCGGCCGGCAGCGCGCGGCAGCGGTCCCGCTCGGTGACGTCGAGGACGTGGGTCGTGACCTTGACCCCGCGGACCATGTCGCGGGTCTCGCCCAACCCTTGCGCGTTGCGGTCGGCGAGCGCGAGGTGGCAGCCACGCCGCGACAGAGCGAGGGCGATCCCGCGGCCGATGCCGCCGCCCGCGCCGGTCACCACCGCGACCCGGCCCGACAGGTTCATGCCGCCACGTCCGCGTGCTGCGTGCTGCCGGAAAAGCGCATCACCCCGTCCTCGAGCTTGCCATATTTGAGCGCGCGCAGGTCGCGCATGTAATTCTGGTGGAGCTTCCACGGCGCGCGGTCGCCCTGCACCGGCAGGATGTCCTTGGCGCGCTGGACATAGCCCGAGCTGAAATCGAGGAAGTCGACCGGGCGGACATCGGCCTGGGGCACGGGCATCGCAATGGTGCGACCGGTGTCGCGCAGGTGATTGAGGATGCGGCAGAGGTAGAAGGAAGTGAGGTCCGCCTTCAGCGTCCACGAGGCATTGGTGTAGCCGAAGCTGTAGCTGAGGTTCGGCACGCCCGCGAACATCATGCCCTTGTAGGTCATGGTCCCGCTCAAGGGCCGCGCGACCCCGTCGATGGTGAAGGCGACGTCGCTCAGCAATTGCAGCTTGAGCCCGGTCGCGGCGACGATGATGTCGGCGGGCAGGTGCCGGCCGGACTTGAGCTCGATCCCGTCGGGAACGATCCGCGCGATGGTGTCGGTGACGACCTCGACCTTGCCCTCGCGGATCCCGGCGAAGAGGTCGGCGTCGGGGACGAGGCAGACGCGCTGGTCCCACGGATTGTAGCTCGGCTTGAAGTGCGTCTCGACCGCATAGTCGCGCGGAAGCTCCTTCCGCAGGCCCTTGGCAATCATCTTCTTGACCGTCTCCGGGCGGCGCCGGGCGAGCTGGAAGAAGAGCTGCTGCATCAGGACGTTGCGCCAGCGCACCACCCCGTAGCTCGCCTGGGAACCGAGCAGGCGACGCAAACCGTTGGCGACTTTGTCGACCGCCGGGCGGCTGACCATGTAGGTCGGCGAGCGCTGCAGCATTGTGACTTGCGCCGCGCCGTCCTTGGCCATTTCGGGAACGATCGTCACCGCGGTCGCGCCGCTGCCGATGACGACCACGTTCTTGCCGCGGGTGTCGAGGTCCTCCGGCCAGAATTGGGCATGGAACAGCGGGCCCCTGAAGCTTTCCCGCCCGGGGAAGTCGGGCAGATAGGCTTCGGAGTAATTGTAATAGCCGGTGCACATGTGCAGCCAGCGCGCGGTCATGGTCCGGCGTTCGCCGCCGCTCTCCACCTCGACCGTCCAGCGCGCCGCGGCGCTGTCGAAGGAGGCGCTGACGAGCTTGTGCCCGAAGCGGATGTGGCGGCGGATGTCGTATTTGTCGGCGACGCGATTGACGTAGGCGAGGATCGAGGGGCCGTCGGCGATCGCCTTGGCGTCGGTCCACGGCTCGAAGCTGTAGCCCAGCGTATACATGTCGCTGTCCGAGCGGATGCCCGGATAGCGGAACAGGTCCCAAGTCCCGCCAATCGCGTCGCGCGCCTCGAGGATCGCGTAGCTCATGGTCGGGCAATAGGTCTGCAGGTGCCAGGCGCT
This region includes:
- a CDS encoding GMC family oxidoreductase yields the protein MSGEVLEADYVIVGAGSAGCVLAARLSEDPGTRVILLEAGGDDRPGKEKGQFLSNLWIHVPIGYSQTLKDPKVNWLYQTEPDPGTDGRTHVWPRGKVLGGSSSINAMLYVRGQQADYDGWRQLGCEGWAWDDVLPYFRKAQHQANGASDVHATGGPLHVADPADGHAVSEAAIAAAEALGLPRRDCNGPEQEGVNWFQVNIRDGKRCSAAVAYLHPAMGRPNLQVVTHALARRVLFEGKTATGVEFAQGSEVRTVRARREVILCGGAINSPQLLELSGIGQPERLQALGIPVVHASPGVGENLQDHFVVGNTYRLKKGTLSVNELARGPRLVRELGRYLFARRGLLTLSAAHVGIFMRSRPDLAGPDIQFHILPATMDADKLSNEQVMELEKEPGLTIAPCQLRPESRGSVHLKSADPSAHPAIRPNYLADPLDREVIVAGLKFGRQLAATDPLSFYIDHETNPGSDVRTDEQLLAYARTQGTTIYHPVGTCAMGRDERSVVDPELRVIGVDALRVVDASIMPRLVSGNTNAPTIMIAEKAADLIRARTTLSAAA
- a CDS encoding alpha/beta fold hydrolase, with the protein product MRNWAIAGVSLVGGLLGAGLYSQRAARRAEELAPMDGRLVDVGSGITLHVTEDGSGPPLLLIHGLGAQLRSFAKAMVDDLARDHRVIRVDRPGSGYSPPLPSRSQRLDDQADAMAALIDTLGLEKPVVVGHSLGGALALKIAERHGDKLGGLALIAPATQPVRSVPDVFRGLMVPLSVAPLVARTIAVPLALATKDKALATVFAPETVPDDYLTAGGGLLAMRPGNVEAACADLQMARQDAEDMTSRYAAFTLPVAILFGRGDSLLSPAEHGELTVSQIPGATLTLVEGGHMLPFTQPVETAAWVRQVAKAA
- a CDS encoding SDR family NAD(P)-dependent oxidoreductase → MNLSGRVAVVTGAGGGIGRGIALALSRRGCHLALADRNAQGLGETRDMVRGVKVTTHVLDVTERDRCRALPAEVVAEHGRVDLLVNNAGVAIGGTFEQVDEADFDWLMEVNFHAVVRLTRAFLPQLKATDSARIVNVSSLFGLIAPPGQTAYSAAKFAVRGFSESLRRELEEAGSTVGVTVIHPGGINTDIARNARPPRHVTNEEAALIADEKDRFQKFLRMSPVKAGEIIVEGIEKERPRVLVGNDARIGALIERLSPVGYWNILKRSMA
- a CDS encoding flavin-containing monooxygenase; translation: MESSPIKAASAVDVDVLLIGAGLSGIGSAWHLQTYCPTMSYAILEARDAIGGTWDLFRYPGIRSDSDMYTLGYSFEPWTDAKAIADGPSILAYVNRVADKYDIRRHIRFGHKLVSASFDSAAARWTVEVESGGERRTMTARWLHMCTGYYNYSEAYLPDFPGRESFRGPLFHAQFWPEDLDTRGKNVVVIGSGATAVTIVPEMAKDGAAQVTMLQRSPTYMVSRPAVDKVANGLRRLLGSQASYGVVRWRNVLMQQLFFQLARRRPETVKKMIAKGLRKELPRDYAVETHFKPSYNPWDQRVCLVPDADLFAGIREGKVEVVTDTIARIVPDGIELKSGRHLPADIIVAATGLKLQLLSDVAFTIDGVARPLSGTMTYKGMMFAGVPNLSYSFGYTNASWTLKADLTSFYLCRILNHLRDTGRTIAMPVPQADVRPVDFLDFSSGYVQRAKDILPVQGDRAPWKLHQNYMRDLRALKYGKLEDGVMRFSGSTQHADVAA